The Desulfurispira natronophila genome includes a region encoding these proteins:
- a CDS encoding type IV pilus twitching motility protein PilT: MNDQLRELLQTMAQQGSSDLHLVEGSPAQIRVDGRLQTVNDQVLSGDDIGTMCYSILEEAEQQQFDSSGELDKAILLEGTGRFRLNMYKALGQPAAAFRIIPESIPSLDDLNCPAVYKSLVKREKGLILVTGPTGSGKSTTLAAMLNEINLTEHKHIITIEDPVEFIHRNHKCLYSHRNVGKDTQSFPQALKYAMREDPDIILIGEMRDRATIEAALTAAETGHLVFGTLHTNSAPQTINRIIDVFPGDEQAQIRAQLSVSLVAVIAQVLVPKVEKGRVAVPEILLNTSAVGNLIRESKVHQIYSQMELGRNMGMQTQPRVMAELVQDGIIAKETAFQFSNNPDELMRNLSGS; this comes from the coding sequence ATGAACGACCAGCTCAGGGAACTCTTGCAGACCATGGCCCAGCAGGGCTCGTCCGACTTACACCTGGTGGAAGGCAGCCCGGCACAAATCCGCGTTGACGGCCGCCTGCAGACCGTCAATGACCAAGTGCTCAGCGGTGACGACATCGGCACCATGTGTTACAGCATTCTGGAAGAAGCCGAGCAACAACAGTTTGACAGCAGCGGTGAACTGGACAAAGCCATCCTGCTGGAAGGCACCGGACGCTTTCGCCTCAACATGTACAAGGCCCTGGGACAGCCAGCAGCAGCCTTCCGTATTATACCCGAGAGCATACCCTCCCTGGACGACCTCAACTGCCCCGCCGTCTACAAATCGCTGGTAAAGCGGGAAAAGGGCCTGATTCTCGTCACCGGCCCCACCGGCAGCGGCAAGTCCACCACCCTGGCTGCCATGCTCAACGAAATCAACCTTACCGAGCACAAGCACATCATCACCATTGAAGACCCGGTGGAATTTATCCACCGCAACCACAAGTGCCTCTACTCCCACCGCAACGTGGGCAAAGACACCCAGAGCTTCCCCCAAGCCCTCAAGTACGCCATGCGGGAAGACCCCGACATCATCCTCATCGGCGAAATGCGGGACCGGGCCACCATCGAGGCCGCCCTCACCGCCGCCGAAACCGGCCACCTGGTCTTTGGCACCCTGCATACCAACTCCGCCCCCCAGACCATCAACCGCATCATCGACGTCTTTCCCGGTGATGAACAGGCCCAGATCCGGGCTCAGCTTTCCGTCAGCCTGGTGGCAGTCATCGCTCAGGTGCTGGTACCCAAAGTGGAAAAAGGACGAGTGGCCGTGCCGGAGATACTCCTCAACACCAGTGCCGTGGGGAACCTGATCCGGGAGAGCAAAGTACACCAGATCTACTCCCAAATGGAGCTGGGCCGCAACATGGGCATGCAAACCCAACCCCGGGTCATGGCCGAACTGGTACAGGACGGCATCATCGCCAAGGAAACCGCTTTCCAGTTCTCCAACAACCCGGATGAATTGATGCGCAATCTCAGCGGCAGTTGA
- a CDS encoding host attachment protein — MNTPHFQMPKTLILVANASRARLFTVESPTGPLRELESRSHPASQLRQQDLTSDRHGRSFQSAGESRSAMSQSVDPKEQEAITFAKELADLVNHYRGQGELERLYLVAPPGFLGLLRKSLKAEVQALVAQEIDKDYTRLAAPDLRSHLPEFLR, encoded by the coding sequence ATGAACACGCCACACTTTCAGATGCCCAAAACGCTTATTCTGGTTGCCAATGCTTCCCGTGCCCGTCTGTTTACTGTGGAAAGCCCCACTGGCCCTTTGCGGGAGCTGGAGTCCCGCAGTCATCCCGCCTCCCAGTTGCGGCAGCAGGATTTGACCAGCGATCGTCATGGACGCAGTTTCCAGAGTGCGGGGGAGAGTCGCAGCGCCATGTCCCAGTCGGTGGATCCCAAGGAGCAGGAGGCGATTACCTTTGCCAAAGAGCTGGCGGATCTGGTGAACCACTATCGGGGGCAAGGTGAGCTGGAGCGGCTGTACCTGGTGGCTCCCCCGGGTTTTTTGGGCTTGCTGCGCAAGTCGCTGAAGGCTGAGGTGCAGGCCCTGGTGGCCCAGGAGATAGACAAGGACTATACCAGGCTTGCGGCGCCGGATTTGCGCAGCCACTTGCCGGAGTTTTTGCGCTAA
- a CDS encoding bifunctional aconitate hydratase 2/2-methylisocitrate dehydratase — translation MIDAYLEHEKERNSQGIPPKPLTPEQTTELCSLLQNPPAGKGELLLHLIRDRVSPGVDPAAEVKAAFLSQIAKGEVTSPVISKKDAVQLLGTMLGGYNLQYLIDLLLDKELADDAAEALKKLVLIFDKVDDIFATAKSSTAAKSVIDSWAAAEWFTSKPEFPKEIKVKIFRVEGEINTDDFSPASEAWSRPDIPLHAQCMGNKRFPGGLEEIAKMRQEGYSVAFVGDVVGTGSSRKSACNSLLWHIGEDIPFVPNKRRGGVIIGNAIAPIFFNTAQDSGALPLRCDVSKLKMGDVVTINTEAGTIKNEAGETLSTFKVSPGTLKDEYRAGGRVPLIIGRSLTNATRRLLGQAESDLFIKPDNPEPKAGQGYTQAQKIVGKACGLPGVLPGTACEPTMTTVGSQDTTGMMTADELKELACLKFQAGLYMQSFCHTSAYPKPADVHMHNTLPNFVAERGGVALRPSDGVIHSWLNRLLVPDTVGTGGDSHTRFPIGISFPAGSGLIAFAGALGFMPLDMPESVLVRFSGKLREGITLRDVVNAIPYYAIKQGLLTVPKAGKVNCFNGRILEMEGLPELSVEQAFELTDAAAERSAAAGCIKLSEESVVAYLKSNIALMKQMIEDGYQDAETLERRIGEVEEWLKNPKLIEADSNAEYAEVIEINLDEITEPILACPNDPDDVKLLSEVAGTPINDVFIGSCMTNIGHFRAAAKVFEGEKFNPDVRTWLTPPTRMDYKKLMEEATFAKFSAVGGRVEQPGCSLCMGNQARVPDKATVFSTSTRNFDNRLGDGAQVFLGSAEVAAVTALSGKIPTPDEYLQKYKERIAPHAEEIYSYLQLDELPKSISSLV, via the coding sequence ATGATTGACGCGTACCTTGAACATGAGAAGGAGCGAAACTCCCAGGGAATCCCCCCAAAACCCCTGACCCCCGAGCAGACCACTGAACTGTGCAGCCTGTTGCAGAATCCCCCGGCGGGTAAAGGTGAGCTGCTGCTGCACCTTATTCGCGATCGCGTCTCTCCCGGCGTTGATCCAGCTGCCGAAGTCAAGGCGGCTTTTCTTTCCCAGATTGCCAAGGGTGAAGTAACTTCCCCGGTTATTTCCAAGAAGGATGCGGTACAGCTGCTGGGCACGATGCTGGGTGGCTACAACCTGCAGTACCTTATTGACCTGCTGCTGGACAAGGAATTGGCTGACGATGCCGCCGAGGCCCTGAAGAAGCTGGTTTTGATATTTGACAAGGTTGACGACATTTTTGCTACGGCCAAGAGCAGCACGGCTGCCAAGAGCGTTATCGACTCCTGGGCTGCGGCTGAGTGGTTCACCAGCAAGCCTGAGTTCCCCAAGGAGATCAAGGTTAAGATCTTCCGTGTGGAAGGCGAAATCAATACGGACGACTTCTCACCAGCCTCCGAGGCGTGGAGCCGCCCCGACATCCCCCTGCACGCCCAGTGCATGGGCAACAAACGCTTCCCCGGTGGCTTGGAAGAAATTGCCAAAATGCGCCAGGAGGGCTACAGCGTGGCCTTTGTCGGCGACGTGGTTGGCACCGGCTCCTCGCGCAAGTCCGCCTGTAACTCCCTGCTGTGGCACATTGGCGAAGATATTCCCTTTGTTCCCAACAAGCGTCGCGGTGGTGTGATTATCGGTAACGCTATTGCTCCCATCTTCTTTAACACGGCTCAGGATTCCGGCGCTCTGCCCCTGCGCTGTGACGTCTCCAAGCTCAAAATGGGCGACGTGGTGACCATTAACACAGAAGCGGGCACCATCAAGAACGAGGCTGGCGAAACCCTGAGTACCTTTAAGGTCAGCCCCGGGACCCTTAAAGATGAGTACCGCGCCGGTGGCCGCGTGCCCCTGATTATTGGCCGTTCTCTCACCAACGCCACTCGTCGCCTGCTGGGTCAGGCTGAGAGCGATCTCTTTATCAAGCCTGACAACCCCGAGCCTAAAGCTGGTCAGGGCTACACTCAGGCCCAGAAAATCGTTGGCAAGGCCTGTGGTCTGCCCGGCGTTCTGCCCGGAACGGCTTGCGAGCCCACCATGACTACGGTCGGCTCCCAGGACACCACCGGCATGATGACGGCCGACGAGCTCAAAGAGCTGGCCTGCCTTAAGTTCCAGGCTGGTCTCTACATGCAGTCCTTCTGCCACACCTCCGCTTACCCCAAGCCAGCGGACGTGCACATGCACAACACCCTGCCCAACTTTGTGGCTGAGCGCGGCGGCGTGGCCCTGCGTCCTTCCGACGGGGTTATTCACTCCTGGCTCAACCGTCTGTTGGTTCCCGACACCGTCGGTACGGGTGGTGACTCCCACACCCGCTTCCCCATCGGCATTTCCTTTCCCGCCGGTTCCGGTCTCATCGCCTTTGCCGGTGCCCTGGGCTTTATGCCTCTGGATATGCCTGAGTCTGTGTTGGTACGCTTCAGCGGCAAGCTGCGTGAAGGCATTACCCTGCGCGACGTGGTCAACGCCATCCCTTACTACGCCATCAAGCAGGGTCTGCTGACCGTTCCCAAGGCGGGCAAGGTCAACTGCTTCAATGGCCGCATCCTGGAGATGGAAGGGCTGCCGGAGCTCAGCGTTGAGCAGGCTTTTGAGCTGACTGACGCTGCCGCCGAGCGCTCCGCTGCGGCTGGCTGCATCAAGCTCTCTGAGGAAAGCGTCGTTGCCTACCTCAAGTCCAACATCGCCCTGATGAAGCAGATGATTGAGGACGGTTACCAGGATGCCGAAACCCTGGAGCGTCGTATTGGCGAAGTGGAAGAGTGGCTGAAGAACCCCAAGCTCATCGAAGCCGATTCCAACGCCGAATACGCCGAAGTCATCGAGATCAACCTGGACGAGATCACCGAGCCCATCCTGGCTTGCCCCAATGACCCTGATGACGTCAAGTTGCTCTCTGAAGTGGCGGGTACGCCTATCAATGACGTTTTCATCGGCTCCTGCATGACCAACATCGGTCACTTCCGCGCCGCTGCCAAGGTCTTTGAAGGGGAGAAGTTCAATCCGGATGTGCGCACCTGGTTGACGCCTCCAACTCGCATGGACTACAAAAAACTTATGGAAGAGGCTACTTTTGCCAAGTTCAGCGCGGTCGGTGGTCGCGTGGAACAGCCTGGCTGCTCCCTGTGCATGGGGAACCAGGCCCGAGTTCCTGACAAGGCTACGGTATTCTCCACCTCAACCCGCAACTTCGACAATCGTTTGGGTGATGGCGCCCAGGTCTTCCTCGGCTCTGCCGAAGTGGCCGCGGTGACTGCCCTGAGTGGAAAAATACCCACACCTGACGAGTACCTGCAGAAGTACAAGGAGCGCATTGCGCCTCACGCAGAAGAGATCTACAGCTACCTGCAGCTCGACGAGCTGCCCAAGAGCATCTCCTCGCTGGTCTAA
- a CDS encoding phosphomannomutase/phosphoglucomutase: MNNAIFRANDIRGVAQRDLTPNVTRKLGWALGQWLEQQGHHNPRIFIGIDARPHSPGIADEVVSGLLRYPCQITHGGLTTSPVSYFAGFAPGGAYDATIMITGSHNPPQHNGLKITHRGQGLERNQLQQLRQIATQDIAPTEQPMKGSLRHHSLNPTYLDYVQKKFSSLAGLKIGLDSANSTVGLLAPELFRRLGAKVFDLYSHVDGRFPNHHPDPTIPANLQDLQQLVQQEGLDAGFGFDGDGDRIGVVIPDPWGNEPKILWSDQLLLLFARDMARQQPQRLFTVVSEVKCSQLMYDQLDALPGVETIMWKAGHSFIKSRMRQSGALLGGEMSGHIFFADEYLGFDDALYAACRFSRMLQGGMNICQELADFSTIASTPEIRLEVTEEEKTIVVESLANQLQDPVQQHRHGIVEIIDIDGLRLRFTDGSWALIRASNTQPAVVMRVEAPTVELMNHYQEFLQNHMRQCLKTAGEMTR; encoded by the coding sequence ATGAATAACGCCATTTTTCGCGCCAACGACATCCGGGGTGTGGCCCAGCGGGACCTGACCCCAAACGTCACCCGCAAACTGGGCTGGGCCCTGGGCCAGTGGCTTGAGCAACAGGGGCACCACAACCCCCGCATCTTTATCGGCATCGACGCCCGCCCCCACTCCCCCGGAATCGCCGACGAAGTTGTCAGCGGCCTGCTGCGATACCCGTGCCAGATCACCCATGGCGGACTCACCACCTCCCCCGTAAGCTACTTTGCCGGCTTTGCCCCAGGCGGAGCCTATGACGCCACCATAATGATTACCGGCAGCCACAATCCGCCCCAGCACAACGGTCTCAAAATCACCCACCGTGGCCAGGGCCTTGAACGCAACCAGCTCCAGCAGCTGCGCCAGATAGCAACCCAGGACATCGCACCCACCGAACAGCCCATGAAAGGTTCGTTGCGCCACCACTCCCTCAACCCCACCTACCTGGACTACGTGCAGAAGAAATTCAGCTCCCTTGCCGGCCTGAAAATCGGCCTGGACAGCGCCAATTCCACCGTAGGACTCCTGGCACCGGAGCTTTTCAGGCGCCTGGGGGCCAAGGTATTTGACCTTTACTCCCATGTGGACGGCCGCTTTCCCAACCACCATCCCGACCCCACCATCCCTGCCAACCTGCAGGACCTACAACAACTGGTACAGCAGGAAGGACTGGATGCGGGCTTCGGTTTCGACGGCGATGGCGACCGCATTGGAGTCGTCATCCCCGACCCCTGGGGGAACGAGCCCAAAATCCTCTGGTCGGACCAGCTCCTGCTGCTCTTTGCCCGGGACATGGCGCGCCAGCAACCGCAGCGCCTCTTCACCGTGGTTTCAGAAGTCAAGTGCTCCCAGCTCATGTACGACCAACTGGACGCCCTGCCCGGAGTAGAAACCATCATGTGGAAGGCGGGGCACAGCTTTATCAAGTCCCGCATGCGCCAAAGCGGCGCCCTGCTGGGAGGGGAGATGAGCGGCCACATATTTTTTGCCGACGAGTACCTGGGTTTTGACGACGCCCTCTACGCCGCGTGCCGCTTCAGCCGCATGCTGCAGGGGGGGATGAACATCTGCCAGGAGCTGGCCGACTTCAGCACCATCGCCTCTACGCCGGAAATACGGCTGGAAGTAACCGAAGAAGAAAAAACCATCGTGGTGGAGAGCCTGGCAAACCAACTGCAGGACCCCGTCCAGCAGCACCGCCACGGCATCGTTGAAATTATAGACATCGACGGCCTGCGCCTGCGCTTTACCGATGGCAGCTGGGCCCTGATACGGGCCAGCAACACCCAGCCCGCTGTGGTCATGCGGGTGGAAGCCCCCACCGTCGAACTGATGAACCACTACCAGGAATTTTTGCAAAATCATATGAGGCAGTGCCTGAAAACTGCCGGGGAGATGACGCGATGA
- a CDS encoding N-acetylmuramoyl-L-alanine amidase: protein MLRTLLHLLLVLFLAAAIPGGPLADDAFERAQRDYEQLLNQDGVQYRSAWLGTIERFEHYYLNYAESHQAPQAMFNSAEAYLRLHQLSGKSYDLEQSLSTYRTLPRRYPDHKLASQSAYMAGYIYEQHKNDILLAVRHYEQLIERFPESDAAVRALQRLDDLGDIARSPLALAAQQRSQTSPTVTRTALAQPDRDPGSSPKSAQLVNVDTFSNQDYTRAVMRFADANGDVTFKKHWLREDRSLNMPPRLFIDIFDAQLAGDMENIVLDNTHLQGVRMAQYDSDTVRVVFDINSVSDFKVFVLQNPVRVVVDLTSDPEPDPMAITRNLLQAAKKAPPEPVITAERPAAASPSPPSDSNLVNDPSKLPAEGGRLQLASLEPHSLSLAKQLGLGINTVVIDPGHGGRDPGAVGHRGLKEKDVVLDVSRRAAEYLRRNSDLNVLLTREKDEFLPLEARTAFANTHRADLFVSVHTNAFRDSSVHGIETYYLNITSDPRAMEVAARENSISQRNVSDLQNILNDLMMNSKISESSVMAQVIHNDLYQGVRRHHPETRNAGIKKAPFYVLIGAQMPSILVELGFITNPREGALMATENYRQMLAENMARGIIRYAENHD from the coding sequence GTGCTCAGAACACTGCTGCATCTTCTATTGGTGCTATTTCTTGCGGCAGCCATCCCCGGTGGCCCGCTGGCTGATGATGCCTTTGAGCGGGCCCAGCGCGACTACGAACAGCTACTGAATCAGGATGGCGTGCAGTACCGCTCTGCCTGGCTGGGGACTATCGAGCGCTTCGAGCACTACTACCTCAACTATGCCGAGTCTCACCAGGCTCCTCAGGCCATGTTCAATTCTGCCGAAGCCTACCTTCGCCTCCACCAACTTTCCGGCAAGAGCTACGACCTGGAGCAGTCCCTCAGCACCTATCGCACCCTGCCCCGTCGCTACCCCGACCACAAGCTGGCCAGTCAGTCTGCCTATATGGCCGGATACATTTATGAGCAACATAAAAACGACATCCTGCTGGCAGTACGCCACTACGAGCAGCTTATCGAGCGCTTCCCCGAAAGTGACGCTGCCGTCCGTGCCCTGCAGCGCCTGGACGACCTGGGTGATATTGCCCGCTCCCCCCTGGCCCTGGCAGCACAGCAGCGCAGCCAGACATCCCCCACCGTAACCCGCACCGCCCTGGCTCAGCCCGACCGGGATCCCGGCAGCTCCCCCAAATCAGCCCAGCTGGTTAACGTGGACACCTTCTCCAACCAGGATTACACCCGCGCTGTCATGCGCTTTGCCGACGCCAATGGCGACGTCACCTTCAAAAAGCATTGGCTGCGGGAAGACCGCAGTCTGAATATGCCTCCCCGGCTCTTCATCGATATCTTCGATGCCCAGCTGGCAGGTGACATGGAAAACATCGTTCTGGACAACACCCACCTGCAGGGAGTGCGCATGGCCCAGTACGACAGCGACACCGTGCGGGTGGTTTTCGACATCAACAGCGTCAGCGACTTCAAAGTTTTTGTCCTGCAAAATCCAGTGCGGGTAGTGGTGGACCTGACTTCGGACCCGGAACCTGACCCCATGGCCATCACCCGCAACCTGCTGCAGGCAGCCAAAAAGGCGCCACCAGAGCCAGTCATAACGGCCGAGCGCCCCGCTGCTGCCAGCCCTTCTCCACCCTCAGACAGCAACCTGGTGAACGACCCTTCCAAATTGCCAGCAGAAGGTGGGCGCCTGCAGCTGGCCTCCCTGGAACCCCACTCCCTCAGCCTGGCCAAGCAGCTGGGGCTGGGCATAAACACCGTAGTTATCGACCCGGGCCACGGGGGCCGCGACCCGGGGGCCGTAGGCCACCGGGGACTGAAAGAAAAAGACGTGGTGCTGGACGTGTCACGACGTGCTGCAGAGTACCTGCGGCGCAACTCTGACCTCAATGTACTGCTGACCAGAGAAAAAGATGAGTTCCTGCCCCTGGAGGCCCGCACCGCCTTTGCCAACACCCACCGGGCCGACCTTTTCGTCTCCGTTCACACCAACGCTTTCCGCGACAGCTCCGTGCACGGTATCGAAACCTACTACCTTAATATTACCAGCGACCCCCGGGCCATGGAGGTAGCTGCCAGAGAGAACTCCATCTCTCAGCGCAACGTCAGCGACTTGCAGAATATCCTTAACGATCTGATGATGAACTCCAAGATCAGCGAATCCTCGGTTATGGCCCAGGTAATCCACAACGACCTGTACCAGGGCGTTCGCCGCCACCACCCCGAAACCCGCAATGCCGGCATCAAGAAGGCTCCCTTCTATGTCCTCATCGGCGCCCAGATGCCCTCTATCCTGGTGGAACTGGGCTTCATAACCAACCCGCGGGAAGGAGCCCTGATGGCTACCGAAAACTACCGCCAAATGCTGGCGGAAAATATGGCGCGTGGCATTATCCGCTACGCCGAAAACCATGACTAA